Proteins encoded together in one Qingshengfaniella alkalisoli window:
- a CDS encoding DUF1223 domain-containing protein, giving the protein MKRYAIGAIFAAATVLGVCRAAADPIVVELFTSQGCSSCPPADELLSELADADGIIALALHVDYWDYIGWKDIFGSQAFTKRQKSYAHANGKNSIYTPQMILDGVTDVVGNDPLKVMMALEKHESRPVRARMKVERDGAMVTIRLEPVGEIKTPADVQIVSYLPSATVEITRGENAGRTITYRNIVTGWSTVGTWSGDDDQEIEARLMSSEDPVVVLVQEENQGEILAAEALR; this is encoded by the coding sequence ATGAAACGATACGCGATAGGCGCAATATTCGCAGCCGCTACAGTTCTAGGTGTATGCCGCGCGGCGGCTGATCCAATTGTGGTAGAGCTTTTCACCTCGCAAGGGTGCTCGTCCTGCCCACCGGCGGATGAGTTGCTATCCGAATTGGCGGATGCTGACGGGATAATAGCGTTGGCGCTGCATGTGGATTACTGGGACTATATCGGATGGAAAGACATCTTCGGGTCGCAGGCTTTCACGAAACGGCAAAAGTCATACGCTCATGCCAACGGAAAGAATTCCATCTACACGCCGCAGATGATTCTGGATGGGGTGACCGATGTTGTCGGAAACGATCCGTTGAAGGTCATGATGGCGCTTGAAAAGCACGAAAGCCGCCCTGTCCGTGCGCGGATGAAGGTCGAGCGCGACGGAGCGATGGTCACCATCCGGCTTGAACCGGTGGGCGAGATCAAGACACCCGCCGATGTTCAGATTGTCAGCTATCTGCCTTCCGCAACAGTCGAGATCACGCGGGGCGAAAATGCCGGACGAACGATCACTTATCGCAATATTGTCACGGGCTGGTCCACGGTCGGCACTTGGTCGGGCGACGATGATCAGGAAATCGAAGCGCGTCTGATGTCCAGCGAAGATCCTGTCGTCGTTCTGGTGCAGGAAGAAAATCAGGGTGAAATTCTGGCAGCAGAAGCTTTGCGTTGA
- a CDS encoding lysophospholipid acyltransferase family protein — MAKRKTSPTLRRIQGRLIVAMIQAPLVLPYDTRMRAVGWLMSSVAAPLAGYRKRIRENLSHAVPDLPKAEVERLCRAVPANTGRMLVEISSGQEFIDRIAATPMTGPGVADLDTAKAEKRPIIVVSGHFGNFDAARCALALRGHEIGALYRPVDDPYLDRAFHDALTAIAAPVFPRGRKGLGQMLRFLRKGNALAILPDQHVNRGAPLTFFGKTALTSLSAADMALKYNALLVPVYGIRDGAGFDIIAESPIPHSDAETMMQAVNDSLEARIRENMDQWLWIHRRWKPERQRKASAARISP; from the coding sequence ATGGCTAAACGTAAAACCAGCCCGACCCTGCGGCGCATTCAAGGCCGGCTGATCGTCGCCATGATTCAGGCGCCGCTGGTCCTGCCGTATGACACACGTATGCGGGCAGTGGGTTGGCTGATGTCATCCGTCGCAGCGCCGCTTGCGGGGTATCGCAAACGGATACGGGAAAACCTCAGCCATGCGGTCCCGGACCTGCCCAAAGCCGAAGTCGAACGCCTATGCCGTGCCGTCCCGGCGAACACCGGCCGGATGCTGGTCGAGATTTCTTCGGGTCAGGAATTCATCGACCGGATCGCAGCCACCCCCATGACCGGGCCGGGTGTCGCCGATCTTGACACGGCCAAGGCGGAAAAACGCCCGATCATTGTCGTCAGCGGCCATTTCGGAAATTTCGATGCGGCTCGCTGTGCGCTCGCATTGCGCGGGCATGAAATCGGCGCACTTTATCGCCCCGTGGACGATCCCTACCTGGATCGCGCCTTCCACGATGCATTGACGGCGATCGCCGCCCCCGTTTTTCCGCGCGGTCGTAAGGGCTTGGGGCAAATGCTGCGATTTCTGCGCAAAGGTAATGCCTTGGCCATATTGCCGGATCAGCATGTAAATCGCGGAGCACCGCTGACATTCTTCGGAAAAACCGCGCTGACCTCGCTTTCAGCGGCCGATATGGCCCTGAAGTATAACGCACTACTCGTACCGGTTTACGGCATCCGCGATGGTGCAGGTTTCGACATCATCGCTGAATCCCCGATCCCGCATAGCGACGCGGAAACCATGATGCAGGCTGTCAATGACAGTCTGGAGGCACGTATTCGCGAAAATATGGACCAGTGGCTATGGATCCATCGCCGCTGGAAACCGGAACGTCAACGCAAAGCTTCTGCTGCCAGAATTTCACCCTGA
- a CDS encoding flagellar motor switch protein FliG: MTEALATISSSVTGLPATGSVQRPKLTRRQKAAVIVRLLLREGSQLSLNELPEVMKMDLTREMGTMGLVDRQTMQDIITEFVGELNDLGVSFPGGVDGALETLESALSPQAMREIRRKIGKPIKGDPWNAIANAPTDQVVALVRRESTEVAAVILSKLPVSRAADILGKLPGDQARRITFAISTTSAIEPDTVCTIGMAIAIQLDDQTPHAFAEAPVARIGAILNSSKSTTRHEVLEGLEQTDAEFAQEVRKAIFTFADIVDRVIPRDVPKIVRTLDRQLLLTALAGTTGVEERSAQYLLENISQRLATQIREEIEELAQINPADAEEAMDAVAAVIRDMEAAGELALNAAPD; encoded by the coding sequence GTGACAGAAGCACTCGCCACAATTTCCAGTTCAGTGACCGGCCTGCCTGCAACCGGATCGGTGCAACGTCCCAAGCTGACCCGCCGCCAGAAAGCGGCGGTCATTGTGCGACTGCTGCTGCGTGAAGGATCGCAACTGTCCCTGAACGAACTGCCTGAAGTCATGAAAATGGACCTGACGCGCGAAATGGGCACGATGGGCCTGGTCGACCGTCAAACCATGCAAGACATCATAACGGAGTTCGTGGGGGAGTTGAACGATCTGGGCGTGTCCTTTCCTGGCGGGGTCGATGGCGCCCTTGAAACGCTCGAATCCGCACTCAGCCCGCAAGCCATGCGCGAGATTCGCCGCAAGATCGGCAAGCCAATTAAGGGAGATCCGTGGAATGCCATCGCCAATGCGCCCACGGATCAGGTCGTGGCGCTGGTACGGCGCGAATCGACCGAGGTGGCAGCGGTGATCCTGTCCAAGTTACCCGTGTCGCGTGCCGCCGACATTCTGGGCAAACTGCCCGGTGACCAGGCGCGGCGCATCACGTTCGCTATTTCGACCACAAGCGCGATAGAACCCGACACAGTCTGCACGATCGGTATGGCCATCGCGATCCAACTGGACGATCAGACCCCCCATGCCTTCGCGGAAGCACCTGTCGCGCGGATCGGCGCGATCCTCAACTCCTCGAAGTCGACGACAAGACATGAAGTTCTCGAAGGGTTGGAACAGACCGATGCCGAATTTGCACAAGAGGTCCGCAAAGCGATCTTCACCTTCGCCGATATCGTGGATCGTGTGATACCGCGTGACGTTCCGAAGATCGTGCGAACTCTGGACCGGCAGCTTCTTTTAACGGCACTGGCCGGTACGACGGGTGTGGAAGAACGCTCCGCGCAATACCTGCTGGAAAACATTTCCCAACGGCTGGCGACGCAAATCCGCGAGGAAATCGAAGAGCTCGCACAAATCAATCCCGCCGACGCAGAAGAGGCGATGGATGCCGTTGCCGCTGTCATTCGTGACATGGAAGCCGCCGGTGAACTCGCGCTCAATGCAGCTCCCGATTAA
- the purB gene encoding adenylosuccinate lyase, with the protein MIPRYSRPEMVAIWSPETKFRIWYEIEAHACDAQAELGVIPKENADAVWKARDVEFDVARIDEIEAITKHDVIAFLTHLAEIIGNDEARFVHQGMTSSDVLDTTFNVQLVRAADILLADMDKLLDALKRRAFEHKDTVRIGRSHGIHAEPTTMGLTFARFYAEMDRNRDRLARAREEVATGAISGAVGTFANIDPSVEEHVCKKLGLKPEPISTQVIPRDRHAMFFATLGVIGSSIENIATEIRHMQRTEVLEAEEFFSKGQKGSSAMPHKRNPVLTENLTGLARLIRMAVVPAMENVALWHERDISHSSVERNIGPDTTVTLDFALSRLTTVVDKLVVYPDNMLANMNKFRGLVMSQRVLLALTQKGVSREDAYRLVQRNAMKVWEDGKDFETELKGDAEVTAVLSNAEISEKFDLGYHTKNVDTIFKRVFGE; encoded by the coding sequence ATGATCCCCCGCTATTCCCGCCCCGAAATGGTCGCCATCTGGTCACCGGAAACCAAGTTCCGCATCTGGTACGAGATCGAGGCGCACGCCTGCGACGCTCAAGCCGAACTGGGCGTAATCCCAAAAGAAAACGCGGATGCGGTCTGGAAAGCCAGGGATGTGGAGTTTGATGTCGCCCGCATCGACGAGATCGAGGCGATCACCAAGCATGACGTCATCGCCTTTCTGACGCATCTGGCCGAGATCATCGGCAATGACGAAGCCCGCTTCGTTCACCAGGGCATGACCAGCTCGGATGTGCTGGACACGACCTTCAATGTCCAACTGGTGCGCGCAGCCGATATCCTGTTGGCGGACATGGATAAGCTGCTGGACGCGCTCAAGCGCCGCGCGTTCGAACACAAGGACACGGTTCGCATCGGCCGCAGCCACGGTATCCATGCCGAGCCGACCACGATGGGCCTGACCTTCGCACGTTTCTACGCCGAGATGGATCGCAACCGGGATCGTTTGGCCCGTGCCCGCGAAGAGGTCGCAACCGGCGCGATATCGGGTGCCGTCGGCACCTTCGCCAACATCGACCCCAGCGTCGAAGAACATGTCTGCAAGAAGCTGGGGCTGAAACCCGAACCCATTTCCACGCAGGTGATCCCGCGCGACCGCCATGCAATGTTTTTTGCCACCCTCGGCGTCATCGGGTCGAGCATCGAAAACATCGCGACCGAGATCCGCCACATGCAGCGTACCGAGGTTCTGGAAGCCGAGGAATTCTTTTCCAAGGGCCAGAAAGGCAGCTCCGCCATGCCGCATAAGCGCAACCCGGTGCTGACCGAGAACCTGACGGGCCTTGCGCGCCTGATCCGCATGGCCGTGGTGCCCGCGATGGAAAACGTGGCGCTCTGGCACGAGCGCGACATTTCCCATTCGTCGGTCGAGCGCAATATCGGGCCGGACACCACCGTGACGCTGGACTTCGCGTTGTCACGCCTGACCACCGTCGTCGACAAGCTGGTTGTCTACCCCGACAACATGCTGGCCAACATGAACAAGTTCCGTGGGCTGGTCATGTCGCAGCGCGTCCTTCTGGCATTGACCCAGAAAGGCGTGAGCCGCGAAGACGCCTACCGCCTGGTCCAGCGCAACGCCATGAAGGTCTGGGAAGACGGCAAGGATTTCGAGACCGAACTGAAAGGCGACGCCGAAGTTACTGCCGTGCTAAGCAACGCCGAAATTTCGGAAAAATTCGATCTTGGCTACCATACCAAGAATGTCGACACGATCTTCAAGCGTGTCTTCGGCGAATAA
- a CDS encoding cytochrome b/b6 domain-containing protein: MTSTVTDIRNTAHQYGAVAKAFHWVTAALILSAITLGFIAGYWPYEPQSVLEAKYALFSIHKTIGVTIFFVALARIVWALSQPKPGLLHPDRRLETWLAETVHWLLYGLLVATPLSGWIHHAALTGFAPIWWPFGQTLPFVPQSPEVAEFFGAWHYVLTRLLIVTLVLHIAGAIKHHAVDRDQTLQRMLPGRTDVQTPEQSHSRVATLSGFGLLTAALIAGTVLGMPAGDHARDTNETTATSDTTSWLINQGNIDITVLQAGKEVSGQFGQWSADIRFDPEASGPDFGEVTTQIDISSLTLGGVTEQALGPSYFAADEFPTAVFEGVITQEGADKTDYIADGALILKGVTVPVTLPFTLQLDGNVAQMSGQITLDRRDFGIGDAGSEGTVGFEVVVDIALEAQQQ; this comes from the coding sequence ATGACAAGCACAGTGACAGATATCCGAAACACCGCGCATCAGTATGGCGCGGTCGCAAAGGCGTTTCATTGGGTCACGGCGGCGCTGATCCTGTCGGCCATTACCTTGGGTTTCATTGCCGGTTACTGGCCCTATGAACCCCAGTCGGTACTTGAGGCGAAGTACGCGCTGTTCTCGATCCATAAAACGATCGGCGTGACAATCTTCTTCGTTGCGCTGGCACGGATCGTCTGGGCCCTATCGCAACCCAAGCCGGGCCTGTTGCATCCAGACCGCCGCTTGGAGACGTGGCTCGCAGAAACCGTGCATTGGCTGCTTTACGGTCTTTTGGTCGCCACACCACTGTCGGGCTGGATACATCACGCCGCGCTTACGGGCTTTGCGCCGATCTGGTGGCCCTTCGGTCAAACTCTGCCCTTCGTGCCGCAAAGTCCCGAAGTCGCGGAATTCTTCGGCGCATGGCACTATGTTCTGACCCGTCTTTTGATCGTCACGCTGGTTCTGCACATCGCAGGCGCGATCAAGCATCATGCTGTCGACCGTGACCAGACCCTGCAGCGGATGCTACCCGGACGCACCGATGTTCAGACACCCGAGCAATCACACAGCCGCGTCGCGACATTAAGCGGGTTCGGCTTGCTGACGGCTGCGCTGATCGCCGGAACGGTTTTGGGAATGCCTGCGGGAGACCATGCGCGGGATACCAATGAAACGACCGCCACGTCGGACACCACAAGCTGGCTGATCAACCAAGGCAACATCGACATCACCGTGCTGCAAGCGGGCAAAGAGGTCTCGGGTCAGTTCGGTCAGTGGAGCGCCGATATCCGGTTCGATCCCGAAGCCAGCGGACCGGATTTCGGCGAGGTCACCACGCAGATCGACATTTCCAGCCTGACGCTGGGCGGTGTGACCGAACAGGCGCTCGGCCCCAGCTATTTCGCGGCAGACGAGTTCCCAACCGCCGTTTTCGAGGGAGTGATTACGCAGGAAGGCGCCGATAAAACCGACTATATCGCGGACGGTGCGCTGATATTGAAGGGCGTAACCGTGCCTGTCACCCTGCCCTTCACCTTGCAACTCGACGGCAACGTGGCGCAGATGTCCGGTCAGATAACACTCGACAGGCGCGATTTTGGCATCGGAGATGCCGGATCCGAGGGCACGGTGGGCTTCGAAGTCGTCGTCGATATCGCGCTGGAGGCCCAGCAGCAGTAA
- the fabD gene encoding ACP S-malonyltransferase has protein sequence MTLAFVFPGQGAQTIGMGKALTETYPQAKAVFDEVDDALGEKLSDQIWEGSIEALTLTQNAQPALMACSLAAMRALEVEGITVERASFVAGHSLGEYSALAAAGSLTITDTAKLLRLRGQAMQRAVPVGEGAMAAILGLDIAAVREVAEEAAQGDVCQAANDNDPAQVVVSGHKAAVERAVEIAKEKGAKRAVMLPVSAPFHCALMQPAADEMATALADVSIAVPKVPLIANVTAQPTGDADAIRRQLVEQVTGSVRWRESVQTMAAEGVTEIWEIGAGKALSGMIRRIERSITCTAISTPEDVKTVAQAD, from the coding sequence ATGACCCTAGCGTTCGTATTTCCCGGACAGGGTGCGCAGACCATCGGGATGGGAAAGGCGCTGACCGAGACCTACCCGCAAGCGAAGGCCGTATTCGATGAGGTGGATGACGCGCTCGGCGAGAAATTGTCCGACCAGATCTGGGAGGGCAGCATCGAGGCTCTGACGTTGACGCAGAATGCTCAGCCCGCGCTGATGGCGTGTTCGCTGGCCGCGATGCGTGCGTTGGAGGTCGAAGGCATCACAGTCGAGCGCGCGTCATTCGTCGCGGGGCATTCGTTGGGTGAGTATTCTGCGCTCGCGGCGGCCGGGTCGCTGACAATCACCGATACGGCCAAGTTGTTGCGCTTGCGCGGACAGGCGATGCAGCGTGCGGTACCCGTAGGAGAGGGTGCAATGGCGGCCATCCTGGGGCTGGATATCGCGGCCGTGCGCGAAGTTGCCGAAGAAGCTGCGCAGGGAGATGTCTGTCAGGCCGCGAACGACAACGATCCGGCACAGGTGGTCGTTTCCGGTCACAAGGCGGCGGTCGAGCGCGCCGTCGAGATTGCCAAGGAAAAAGGAGCGAAACGTGCGGTCATGTTGCCGGTGTCCGCCCCGTTCCATTGTGCGCTGATGCAGCCTGCCGCGGACGAGATGGCAACCGCGCTGGCCGATGTGTCCATCGCAGTGCCCAAGGTTCCGCTGATTGCCAATGTGACCGCGCAGCCGACCGGCGACGCGGATGCGATCCGTCGCCAACTCGTGGAGCAAGTCACCGGATCGGTGCGCTGGCGCGAGTCGGTGCAGACCATGGCCGCAGAAGGTGTAACCGAAATCTGGGAAATCGGCGCGGGCAAGGCGTTGTCGGGCATGATCCGCCGTATTGAACGCTCCATCACCTGCACAGCGATTTCAACGCCGGAAGATGTCAAGACTGTCGCGCAAGCCGACTGA
- the fabG gene encoding 3-oxoacyl-[acyl-carrier-protein] reductase → MFDLTGKTALVTGASGGIGAEIARVLHAAGATVAISGTRTEPLEALAGELGDRVHVLPCNLSDAEAVEALPKQAVEAMGQVDILVNNAGITRDNLFMRMSDDEWNSVLDINLTATMRLCRGVLRGMMKKRWGRIVNISSIVGTTGNPGQGNYAASKAGMIGMSKSLAYEVASRGITVNSVAPGFIATAMTDKLTDDQKSGILNQIPAGRMGDPKEIAAAVMYLASEEAGYVTGSTIHVNGGMAMI, encoded by the coding sequence ATGTTTGATCTTACAGGGAAAACGGCACTGGTGACGGGTGCGTCTGGCGGTATCGGCGCCGAGATCGCCCGCGTGCTTCACGCGGCGGGTGCGACGGTTGCGATTTCTGGGACACGGACGGAACCGCTTGAGGCGCTGGCCGGTGAGCTGGGGGATCGCGTGCATGTGCTTCCTTGCAACCTGAGCGATGCCGAAGCTGTCGAGGCACTGCCGAAGCAGGCTGTCGAGGCGATGGGTCAGGTCGATATCCTGGTGAATAACGCGGGTATCACGCGCGACAACCTGTTCATGCGCATGTCCGATGATGAATGGAACAGTGTGCTGGATATCAACCTGACGGCGACGATGCGGCTGTGTCGCGGTGTGCTGCGCGGCATGATGAAGAAGCGTTGGGGCCGTATCGTGAATATCAGCTCGATCGTGGGCACAACCGGAAATCCGGGGCAGGGTAACTATGCCGCGTCCAAGGCGGGCATGATCGGCATGTCTAAATCGCTGGCCTACGAGGTCGCAAGCCGTGGCATTACGGTCAATTCGGTTGCGCCGGGCTTCATCGCGACAGCGATGACCGACAAGCTGACCGACGATCAGAAGTCGGGTATCCTGAATCAGATTCCTGCGGGACGCATGGGTGATCCCAAGGAAATCGCTGCGGCTGTGATGTATCTGGCGAGCGAAGAGGCCGGCTACGTGACCGGAAGCACGATCCACGTAAACGGCGGGATGGCGATGATCTGA
- a CDS encoding acyl carrier protein, which translates to MSDVAERVKKIVVEHLGVEADKVTESASFIDDLGADSLDTVELVMAFEEEFGIEIPDDAAETIQTFGDAVKFIKEAA; encoded by the coding sequence ATGAGCGACGTCGCTGAACGCGTGAAGAAGATCGTTGTCGAGCATCTGGGTGTCGAAGCGGACAAGGTAACTGAAAGTGCCTCGTTCATCGACGATCTGGGTGCCGACAGCCTGGACACCGTCGAACTGGTGATGGCTTTCGAAGAAGAGTTCGGCATCGAGATCCCGGACGACGCAGCCGAGACGATCCAGACCTTCGGCGATGCGGTCAAGTTCATCAAGGAAGCCGCGTAA
- a CDS encoding GH25 family lysozyme — protein MQTLVKFTLAAALLGALAGCGGRKAPPPPAASFTTAPAQPQVTSLNTAITYPKFGDNDPHEWGHFDPTDYPIHGIDVSRWQTDIDWREARRNGVSFVFIKATEGGDHLDPSFIDHWAGARDAGIRHGAYHFYYFCRSPEEQAAWFIRNVPRDNNSMPHVLDMEWNHHSKTCRLRPDGATIRKNADTFLDILQRHYGRRPIIYTTVDFYADTGIGNMRGERFWLRSVAGHPNEVYDGAPWTFWQYTGTGVVPGIKGGVDINVFAGDVLAWNYWLN, from the coding sequence ATGCAGACCCTCGTCAAGTTCACTCTCGCCGCCGCGCTATTGGGCGCTTTGGCGGGCTGCGGTGGGCGAAAGGCCCCCCCGCCACCTGCGGCGTCTTTCACGACGGCACCCGCGCAACCGCAGGTGACATCCCTTAATACCGCGATCACATACCCGAAGTTCGGCGATAACGACCCCCATGAGTGGGGACATTTCGATCCGACGGATTATCCAATCCACGGGATCGACGTTTCGCGTTGGCAGACCGATATCGACTGGCGGGAAGCGCGCCGGAACGGTGTGTCCTTCGTGTTTATCAAGGCCACCGAAGGCGGTGACCACCTCGACCCGAGCTTCATCGACCATTGGGCGGGGGCGCGGGATGCAGGCATCCGGCACGGGGCATATCACTTTTACTACTTCTGCCGTTCGCCAGAAGAGCAGGCCGCGTGGTTCATCCGTAACGTGCCGCGCGACAACAATTCCATGCCGCATGTCCTGGACATGGAATGGAACCACCACTCCAAGACATGTCGTTTGCGGCCCGACGGGGCGACCATTCGCAAGAATGCGGATACCTTCCTTGATATCCTTCAACGCCATTACGGGCGTCGCCCGATCATCTATACGACCGTGGACTTCTATGCCGATACGGGCATCGGAAACATGCGGGGCGAACGGTTCTGGCTGCGGTCTGTCGCGGGGCATCCGAACGAGGTTTATGACGGCGCGCCCTGGACCTTCTGGCAATACACGGGAACAGGCGTCGTGCCGGGTATCAAGGGCGGCGTGGACATCAATGTCTTCGCGGGCGATGTGCTGGCCTGGAACTACTGGCTGAACTGA
- the fabF gene encoding beta-ketoacyl-ACP synthase II: MRRVVVTGLGMVTPLASGVEETWSRLLAGESGAGTISRFDAGHLQTTYACEIPLGDGSGGTFNPDDWMEPKERRKVDDFILYGLAAAEQAVKDADWTPEDEESRLRTGVMIGSGIGGLSNIADASITLKERGPRRISPFFIPGALINLVSGQVSIKYGFKGPNHAVVTACSTGAHAIGDAARLIQWGDADVMVAGGAESPICELGIAGFNACKALSTKRGNDPQAASRPYDNDRDGFVMGEGAGVVVLEEYEHAKARGAKIYAEVLGYGLSGDAYHITAPSEDGEGGERAMRAALDRAGLEPSKVDYINAHGTSTMADTIELGAVERVLGESAPKATMSSTKSSIGHLLGAAGAVEGIFCVLAIRDQVAPPTINLDNPAVEPKLDLAPNAKREREINIALSNSFGFGGTNASLVLGRVTD, translated from the coding sequence ATGCGTCGCGTCGTAGTAACAGGTCTGGGGATGGTCACGCCGCTGGCGTCAGGTGTGGAAGAGACCTGGAGTCGTCTTCTGGCGGGCGAGTCGGGCGCGGGCACGATATCGCGCTTCGATGCCGGTCATTTGCAGACGACCTATGCTTGTGAAATTCCGCTGGGCGATGGGTCTGGCGGGACCTTCAATCCAGATGATTGGATGGAACCGAAAGAACGCCGCAAGGTTGATGATTTCATCCTGTATGGTCTGGCGGCGGCTGAGCAGGCCGTGAAAGACGCCGATTGGACGCCCGAGGATGAAGAGAGCCGCCTGCGCACCGGCGTCATGATCGGGTCCGGGATTGGCGGGCTGAGCAACATCGCGGACGCCTCAATCACCTTGAAGGAGCGCGGCCCGCGTCGGATTTCGCCCTTTTTCATTCCCGGCGCGCTGATCAACCTCGTGTCCGGCCAGGTGTCGATCAAATACGGCTTCAAAGGCCCGAACCACGCGGTTGTTACGGCCTGTTCCACGGGAGCACATGCGATTGGCGATGCGGCGCGCTTGATCCAGTGGGGCGATGCTGACGTCATGGTCGCGGGCGGCGCGGAAAGCCCGATCTGCGAACTGGGAATCGCGGGCTTCAATGCGTGCAAGGCACTGTCCACCAAGCGCGGCAATGATCCACAGGCGGCGAGCCGACCCTATGACAATGACCGCGACGGGTTTGTCATGGGCGAGGGTGCGGGTGTTGTTGTTCTGGAAGAATACGAACACGCCAAGGCGCGCGGCGCGAAGATTTACGCCGAAGTTCTGGGATATGGGCTGTCGGGTGACGCCTATCACATCACCGCGCCGAGCGAGGATGGTGAAGGCGGTGAACGTGCGATGCGTGCGGCGCTGGACCGTGCGGGCCTTGAGCCGTCAAAAGTGGATTATATCAATGCGCATGGCACCTCGACCATGGCTGACACGATTGAGCTTGGTGCGGTCGAGCGCGTTCTGGGCGAGTCCGCACCCAAGGCCACGATGAGTTCGACAAAATCGTCGATCGGTCACCTGCTCGGCGCTGCTGGCGCGGTTGAGGGCATATTCTGCGTGCTGGCGATCCGTGATCAGGTTGCGCCGCCGACGATCAACCTGGACAATCCGGCGGTTGAGCCGAAGCTGGATCTGGCGCCAAATGCCAAGCGCGAGCGCGAGATCAATATTGCGCTGTCCAATTCCTTCGGGTTTGGCGGCACCAATGCGTCGCTTGTTCTGGGGCGGGTCACTGACTGA
- the mltG gene encoding endolytic transglycosylase MltG, with the protein MWRAIASNALSVLIVALIGLGIVIAMGQNAYKSPGPLAEAICVGVPRGSTMKVISDRLDEQGAVTSGAIMRIGADYTERSAGLKAGNFLVPEGASMEEIVDIITSTGQSTCGSEINLRVGVAETIIHVREFDPARSEYIDYANFAAGEEPPVEYEQVANDGFARFRVTLVPGATSWAVAEGLKNAPFLSGEVEGVPAEGSLAPGSYEISQGTDRASIIDQMEQRQATVLAEAWGQRIEDLPLETPEEVLIMASIIEKETAVADERRLVASVFENRLKRGMRLQTDPTVIYGVTGGQGVLGRGLLRSELDQVTPYNTYQIDGLPPTPIANPGRASIEAAVNPERTEFVYFVADGTGGHAFAQTLDEHNANVAKWRAIEAERAEQ; encoded by the coding sequence ATGTGGCGTGCAATTGCATCGAATGCGCTGTCGGTTCTGATCGTCGCGCTGATCGGGCTCGGCATCGTGATCGCGATGGGGCAGAACGCTTACAAGTCGCCCGGGCCGCTGGCCGAGGCGATTTGCGTGGGCGTTCCGCGCGGGTCCACCATGAAGGTGATCTCCGACCGGCTGGATGAGCAGGGCGCCGTGACAAGCGGCGCGATCATGCGGATCGGCGCGGATTACACGGAGCGCTCGGCGGGGCTGAAGGCGGGGAATTTCCTTGTGCCGGAAGGTGCGTCGATGGAAGAGATCGTCGATATCATCACCAGCACGGGCCAGAGCACCTGTGGCAGCGAGATCAACCTGCGCGTGGGTGTCGCCGAGACGATCATCCATGTGCGCGAATTCGATCCGGCGCGGTCTGAATATATCGACTATGCGAATTTCGCGGCGGGTGAGGAGCCTCCGGTCGAATATGAGCAGGTCGCGAATGACGGCTTTGCCCGGTTCCGTGTCACGCTGGTGCCCGGTGCTACCAGCTGGGCCGTTGCCGAAGGGCTGAAGAACGCACCGTTCCTGTCGGGAGAGGTGGAAGGTGTTCCGGCAGAGGGCAGCCTTGCGCCGGGTAGCTACGAGATCAGCCAGGGCACGGATCGTGCAAGCATCATCGATCAGATGGAACAACGTCAGGCGACAGTACTCGCCGAGGCCTGGGGACAACGGATCGAGGACTTGCCGCTGGAGACACCGGAAGAGGTGTTGATCATGGCATCGATCATCGAAAAGGAAACGGCCGTCGCCGACGAGCGTCGTCTTGTGGCCAGTGTCTTCGAGAACCGCCTGAAGCGTGGCATGCGGCTGCAGACGGACCCGACCGTGATCTACGGTGTCACTGGTGGGCAGGGCGTGCTTGGCCGCGGGCTGCTTCGCAGCGAGCTTGACCAGGTCACGCCTTACAACACCTATCAGATTGATGGGCTACCGCCGACTCCGATTGCGAATCCGGGGCGGGCCTCGATCGAGGCGGCGGTGAATCCGGAGCGGACGGAGTTCGTTTACTTCGTAGCGGACGGAACCGGCGGGCATGCATTCGCCCAGACGCTGGATGAACACAACGCCAATGTCGCAAAGTGGCGCGCAATAGAGGCGGAACGGGCGGAACAGTGA